In one Streptomyces sp. NBC_01288 genomic region, the following are encoded:
- a CDS encoding type A2 lantipeptide has protein sequence MNSTPQVQTVEISDAELDNVSGGLSVNALGTVTNLVDGVVPVSGLVDSVIGTVEGTTGLNVAPVTGLVAGL, from the coding sequence ATGAACTCCACCCCCCAGGTCCAGACCGTCGAGATCTCCGACGCCGAGCTCGACAACGTCTCCGGTGGTCTGTCCGTGAACGCCCTTGGCACCGTCACCAACCTGGTCGACGGCGTTGTCCCGGTCTCCGGCCTGGTCGACTCGGTCATCGGCACGGTCGAGGGCACCACCGGCCTGAACGTGGCCCCGGTCACGGGCCTGGTCGCCGGTCTCTGA
- a CDS encoding HlyD family efflux transporter periplasmic adaptor subunit: MQFRQQALAKLQSPEELDLPVRFARPQGWLVLSVTVMVVAAASVWAVTGSVASTVSASAILTHGEGSYILQSPVAGQVTAVLAEEGERLPANSPVLKVRSSDGDSVVRTVAAGRITALAATIGQIIQTGANVAAVEKVAHATDPLYATVYVPAENAASIPANAAVDLTVSSAPTQTYGVLRGQVKAVDRSAESAQQISAFLGDSQLGEQFTKKGRPVAVLVKLDKSARTKSGYKWSSQDGPPFALTSMTMASASIRLADQRPLDWLLP, translated from the coding sequence GTGCAGTTCCGCCAACAGGCCCTCGCCAAGCTCCAGTCGCCCGAAGAGCTCGATCTTCCGGTGCGCTTCGCGCGTCCCCAGGGCTGGCTCGTGCTCTCCGTGACGGTGATGGTCGTGGCCGCCGCGTCCGTGTGGGCGGTGACCGGTTCGGTGGCGTCGACCGTCAGCGCGTCCGCCATCCTCACGCACGGGGAGGGCAGTTACATCCTGCAGAGCCCCGTGGCCGGACAGGTCACCGCCGTCCTCGCGGAGGAAGGCGAACGGCTCCCCGCCAACTCGCCCGTCCTCAAGGTCCGTTCGAGCGACGGCGACTCCGTCGTGCGCACGGTCGCCGCGGGCCGGATCACCGCGCTCGCCGCCACCATCGGCCAGATCATCCAGACCGGCGCGAACGTCGCCGCCGTGGAGAAGGTCGCGCACGCCACCGACCCGCTGTACGCGACGGTGTACGTGCCCGCCGAGAACGCGGCCTCCATCCCCGCGAACGCCGCCGTCGACCTGACCGTGTCGTCGGCTCCGACGCAGACGTACGGCGTGCTGCGCGGCCAGGTGAAGGCGGTGGACCGGTCCGCCGAGTCGGCGCAGCAGATCTCCGCGTTCCTCGGGGACAGCCAGCTCGGCGAGCAGTTCACCAAGAAGGGCCGGCCGGTGGCCGTGCTGGTGAAGCTCGACAAGTCGGCGCGGACGAAGAGCGGTTACAAGTGGTCGTCCCAGGACGGACCCCCCTTCGCCCTCACCTCCATGACCATGGCCTCGGCCTCGATCCGGCTGGCCGATCAGCGCCCCCTCGATTGGCTGCTGCCATGA